From one Macellibacteroides fermentans genomic stretch:
- a CDS encoding hydrogen peroxide-inducible genes activator produces MNIQQLEYILAVDTFRHFAKAAEHCNVTQPTLSMMILKLEDEIGVKIFDRSMQPVKVTPTGRKVIEQARKILYQTSLIKDIVNEAEQSLKGTFRLAVLPTIAPYLLPRFFHKLTGSHPEMDIRILEMKTQPSINALINGEIDAAIIASLPGDKQLQYDTLYYEEFFGYVSRNETLFKNDLIRTADINEEKLWLLDEGHCFRDQLMRYCQMESVKINQAAYRLGSMETFMRMVESGNGITFIPELAVHQLSSEQKELVRPFAIPKPARQIILATRTDFIRSKLLSIIIESIRDNVPKQMHTLQAIQRIV; encoded by the coding sequence GTAACGCAACCTACCCTGAGCATGATGATTCTTAAACTGGAAGACGAGATTGGCGTAAAGATTTTTGATAGAAGTATGCAACCTGTAAAGGTTACGCCTACCGGAAGGAAGGTTATTGAACAGGCTCGCAAAATCCTGTATCAGACTTCACTCATCAAGGACATCGTAAATGAAGCTGAACAATCACTTAAAGGAACATTTCGTCTGGCCGTATTGCCCACCATCGCCCCTTACCTGCTCCCCCGCTTTTTTCATAAGCTGACAGGTAGTCACCCCGAAATGGATATCCGGATTCTGGAGATGAAAACACAGCCATCCATCAATGCACTTATCAACGGAGAAATAGATGCAGCAATTATTGCTTCGCTCCCGGGTGACAAGCAGCTTCAATATGATACTTTATATTACGAGGAGTTTTTTGGTTATGTTTCAAGAAACGAAACTCTCTTTAAAAATGACTTGATAAGGACTGCCGATATAAACGAGGAAAAACTATGGTTGTTGGATGAAGGGCACTGCTTCCGCGATCAGTTGATGCGGTACTGCCAGATGGAAAGTGTAAAAATAAACCAGGCTGCCTATCGGTTGGGAAGTATGGAGACTTTTATGCGTATGGTGGAGAGCGGCAACGGAATTACGTTTATTCCGGAGTTGGCTGTACATCAATTGAGCTCCGAACAAAAAGAGTTGGTGCGCCCCTTTGCCATTCCGAAACCGGCACGACAAATCATTCTGGCTACCCGTACAGATTTTATCCGTAGCAAGCTGCTTTCCATCATCATCGAAAGCATCCGGGATAATGTACCCAAACAGATGCATACACTACAGGCAATACAGCGAATTGTATAA